From Nocardioides faecalis:
CTCAACCGGTGCCCGCGGTGCGGGTCGACCGACGTGCAGCTGCGCGGGTCGACCGGCATGCTGGTGTGTCGGTACTGCCGGCACGAGTGGTCCGAGACGCGGGTCGAGGAGGAGCTCGGCCTCGGCGAGGGGATCGACACCCTCGACGGGGTGGTCATCGCCAGCGGCGCCGCCGACATCGCCGCGGACGCCGACGACGTCGTCACGTTCAAGTGCGAGGGGTGCGGTGCGGAGGTCGTCATCGACACCGCGCACGCGCTGAACGCCCGCTGCCACTGGTGCCGGCACACGCTGAACGTCAACCAGCAGATCGAGAACGGCGCGGTCCCCGACGCGGTGCTGCCGTTCAAGCTCACCAAGGACGAGGCGGTCGAGCTGATCCGCGGCTTCGCCTCCAAGCGCCGGCTCTTCGCGCACAAGCGCTTCAAGAAGGAGTTCGTGCCGGAGAACGTGCTGGGCGTCTACCTGCCCTACCTCGTGGTGGACGCGCGCGTCGAGTCCGAGTACTGGGGCCAGGGCGAGGTGCAGACCCGGCGGTGGACCGAGAAGCAGGGCGACAACACGGTCACCTACTACGCCGCCGACGTCTACCAGGTGGCGCGGAAGGTCGCGTTCACCGTCGACGACCTCACCATCGAGGGCTCCTCGGAGCGTGCGGACTTCAACAGCGCGAAGACCAACAACATCGTGAACACGATCCTGCCCTTCGACACGAAGAACGCGGTGCGCTGGAACTCCAGCTACCTCGTCGGCTTCACCAGCGAGAAGCGCGACCGCAACGTCACCGCGCTGCAGCCGGTGCTGGAGGACCAGCTGCTCTCCGTAGGCCGCGCGCAGGTCGAGGGGTCCCTGGGCCGCTTCGACCGCGGGGTGCGCTGGGAGCAGGAGCGCGTCGACGTCGGCGGCTCACGGTGGGTCTCGATGTACCTGCCGGTCTGGCTCTACTCCTACCAGCAGGAGAGCAACGGGGTGCTGCACTACATCGCCGTCAACGCCCGCACCGGAGAGACCATGGGCAGCATCCCGGTCTCCCAGCCCAAGCTGCTGCTCGCGGCGATCACCGTGGGCACCTTCCTCGAGGGCATCGCCGGCGCGATCCTGGTGGCGAGCGCATGAGCGCGCTGCTGGTGGACCTCGCGCTGGTGCTCGCCCAGGCGGGTCCGCTCGTCGCCGACGTCGTCCGGGCCGCCGAGGGCGAGAGTGACGGGATCGTGTGGCTGCTCGCGGCGGGCCCGGTGGGCGGTGCTGCGACGTACTGGGCGATCTACCGGTACTACCGCAACACCGACAAGTCCCACTCCTTCGAGCACGAGACGATCATCGAGGCGCAGCCGGTCGAGGGCGGCGAGGAGAAGGTCGATCACATCTCCCGCACCCGAAAGTCGAGGATCGAGGGCGACAACGCCTCCTCCTACCGTCGTCGTGTGAACCGGGTGCGCTGAGCAGGGCCGCTCGGCGGGCCCAAGGCCGTTGGGCCCGAGGCCTGCGCTACCGGTAACCTCGGGGGCGTCCCCGCGATCGACAAGGAAGGACCCCGGTGGCCGGATACAAGCGAGTCCTCCTGAAGCTCTCAGGCGAGGTTTTCGGCGGTGGGAAGGTCGGGGTCGACCCCGACGTGGTGCAGGCGATCGCCCGCGAGATCAAGGCGGTCGTCGACGACGGCGTCCAGATCGCGATCGTCACCGGTGGCGGCAACTTCTTCCGCGGCGCTGAGCTGCAGCAGCGCGGCATGGACCGCGTCCGGGCCGACTACATGGGCATGCTCGGCATCGTGATGAACTGCCTGGCGTTGCAGGACTTCCTCGAGAAGGAGGGCGTCGACACCCGGGTGCAGACCGCGATCACGATGGGCCAGGTGGCCGAGCCCTACATCCCGCGGCGCGCGATCCGGCACATGGAGAAGGGCCGCGTGGTCATCTTCGGCGCCGGTATGGGCATGCCCTACTTCTCCACCGACACCGTCGCGGTGCAGCGCGCTCTGGAGAGCCGCTGCGACGTGGTGCTGGTCGCCAAGAGCGGCGTGGACGGCGTCTACTCCGCCGACCCCCACCTCGACCCGACCGCGACGAAGTACGACGAGCTCACCTACGAGGCGGCCATCGCCGAGGGCCTGCGGATCATGGACCAGACGGCCTTCGCGCTGTGCGGGGAGAACAAGCTCCCGATGATCGTGTTCGGCATGGAGCCCGAGGGCAACATCCTGCGCGTGGTGCAGGGTGAGAAGATCGGCACCAGGGTCAGCGCCGGCTGAGTCGCGCACCCTGCCCCAGGAACGAAGGAGAACCGGTGATCAACGACATCCTCGACGAGGCCGACCAGAAGATGGGCAAGTCGGTGGACGCCACCCGTGAGGAGTTCGCGGCGATCCGCGCGGGCCGGGCGCACCCCAACATGTTCAGCAAGATCATGGTGGAGTACTACGGCACGCCGACGCCCATCCAGCAGCTTGCGTCGTTCACGGCGCCTGAGGCCCGCACGATCATCGTCGCCCCCTTCGACGTGGGCGCCATCGGCAACGTCGAGCGCGCGATCCGTGACTCCGACCTGGGCGTCAACCCCTCCAGCGACGGCCGGCAGCTGCGCTGCGTCTTCCCCGAGCTGACCGAGGAGCGCCGCAAGGAGTTCATCAAGCTCGCCAAGGAGAAGGCCGAGGGCGGCAAGGTCGCGGTGCGCCAGGTCCGGCAGAAGGCCAAGCAGAACCTGGAGAAGCTCGAGAAGGACGGCGAGGTCGGCAAGGACGACGTCACCGGCGCCGAGAAGCGGCTCGACGGACTCACCAAGAAGCACACCGAGTCGATCGACGAGCTGTTCAAGCAGAAGGAAGCAGAGCTGCTGGAGGTCTGACCTCGAGCCGCTCTCCACAGATGACACAACAAGTGCCGCCGTCCGCGCCTGCGCCGAAGAAGGACCACGGTCGCGCCGGCCGGGACCTCAAGGCGGCGGTCGCCTCGGCCGTCGTGCTGCTCGGCTCGGTCGCCGCCTCGCTGGCGTTCTGGAAGCCGGCGTTCATGGTGATCGTCGCGATCGCCGTGGTCGTCGCCATCTGGGAGCTGCGCCGCGGCCTGCTCGCCCGCGGGTACGACCTGCCCGAGCAGCCGCTGATGGTCGGCGGCGTCGTGATGGTCGTGGTCGCCTACGCCTGGGGCTCGGCCGCCCTGGTCACCGCGACCGCGGTCAGCGCCCTGGTCACGATGCTGTGGCTGCTGCGGCGCGGCGTCGACGGCTACGTCAAGAACGCCACCGCCTCGGTGTTCGCGCTGGTCTACGTGCCGTTCCTGGGCTCCTTCGTCGCGCTCATGCTCGCCGAGGGCGGCCGCGGCGGCGGTGGCCTGGACGACGCCGGCGTCAAGGGGATCATCACCTTCATCCTGGTCACCATCGCCTCCGACATCGGCGGCTACGTCGCCGGCGTGCTGTTCGGCAAGCACCAGATGGCGCCGGTGATCTCGCCCAAGAAGTCCTGGGAGGGCTTCGCCGGGTCGGCGGTCGCCACGGTCGCGACCGGCTGGGTGCTGGTGGTGTTCCTGCTCGAGGGCGAGTGGTGGATCGGCATCTGCCTGGGCCTGATCGCCGTCGTCATGGCGACCCTGGGCGACCTGTGCGAGTCCGTGATCAAGCGCGACCTGGGGATCAAGGACATGAGCCAGGTCGTGCCGGGCCACGGTGGGCTGATGGACCGACTCGACTCGCTGCTCGCCACCATCGCCCCGATCTGGCTGCTGCTGCACTACGCCGTCTTCTGACGCCGACCGCCCGGCAGCCCGGGCGTCGCCCTTCGGCCGAGGTCAGTGCAGTGCGAGGGCGGCTTCTCCGAGCGCGGCGACGGCCGCCAGGAGCTGGTCGTCGCGCAGGTACGGCGCCGGGCCCAGCCGCAGGTGCTCACCGCGGCTGTCGGCGTGCACCCCGCGCTCGGCCAGCCCTCGGCTCAGCCGTGCGGCGTACGGCGAGCGCAGGCTCAAGAACCCGGCGAACCCCGCCGCGGGCGTCTCCCGGTCCCGGGTGAGCACGTCCTCGGGCAGGTCCAGGTCGTCCACGGCGGCGGCCAGCAGGCCGCGCTGGTGCAGCGAGACCCCACGCAGCACCGGGGGAGTGAGGCCCTGGTCGGCGAAGAAGTCCAGCACCGCGGCCGCGCGGTAGTGGCTGGTCGGGTCGTAGCTGGCGCCGGCGAAGGCCGCCGCGCCCCGGGCGTAGGCCACCGCCGGGGTGTCGGCCGAGGTGTCGGTCGGGTCGGGCTGCAGGTCGCCGGACTCGGCGTACCAACCGGTGACCAACGGCCGCAGGCCTTCGGCGTGGCCGGGCACCCGCAGGAAGCAGTTGCCCTCTCCGAGCTGCAGGTACTTGTAGCCGCCCCCGAGCACCCAGGCCCCGGTCAGCCCCGTCTCGGCCAGGTCGAGCGGCGCCACGCCGAGGTGGTGGTAGGCGTCGACGACGAGCTCGACGCCGTGCCGTTCGGCGCGGCGGGCGAGGGCGTCGAGCCCGGGCACGAGGTGGGCGGTCTCGTACATCACCGAGGAGACGACGACCGCGGCCGTGCGGTCGTCCAGCTGCGCGGCGAGCCGGTCGGCCAGGTCCGTGACCGGCGCGGCGGGCACCGTGACCACCTCGACGCCGGCCTCGCCCAACCGGTCCAGCTGGCGCCGCGCGGAGTGGAACTCCCCGTCGGTGGTGACCAGCCGGGGCCGCGCCTGCAGGTCGAGCGCGGAGAGCAGGCGCACCAGCAGCTCGTGCGTGCTGGCGCCGAGGGCGACGTCGGCGTCCGCCTCGCCCAGCAGGGCGCGGACCCCGGACCGGACCGCCTCGGCCTTCGCGAACGCCCGCTCCCACTTGGTGTCCACGGCGAGGGCGGCGTCGTCGTACGCCTGCACCTGGCCCTCGCGCGCCACGTCGGGCCAGGCCTGGTGCGAGTGCCCGGTGAGCAGCAGCCGCTCGGCGACCGCGAACCGCGAGTAGTGCGCGGCGAGCGCAGCGGGGTCGGGCAGCCGGGTCACATCCGGCTCCGGATCGCCCACAGGTCCTCGAAGAGCTTCTGGGTGACGGTCTGCCACAGGTACTGCGCCCCCGAGGAGCCGCCCGTGCCCGGCCGGGTGCCGATGGTGCGCTCGACCATCTTCACGTGCCGGTAGCGCCACTCCTGCAGGCCTTCGTCGAGGTCGACGAGCCGCTCCGCCACCTGCGCGGCGCCGCCGTCGGCGTCGTACACGGCGAGCAGCACCTCCTGCACCTGCTCCGAGCCGGGCCACGGCTGCCGCACGTCGCGCTCCACGGCCTCGGCGGGCACCGGGTGGCCCTGCGTGGTGACGTAGCGCAGGAACGAGTCGAACACCGAGCGCCGGGACATGGCCGCCTCGATCCGCGCCCGCCCGGGGCTGCCGGCCGGGTAGTGCTCGAAGACGCTCGGGTCGCGGCGGCCCAGGGTGGCCTCCAGCTCGCGGAACTGCTCGGACTGGAACCCGCTCGAGGCGTCCAGGCGGCCGCGGAAGCTGGTGAACTGCCGCGGCGTCATCGTCTCCAGCACGTCGACCTGGGCGACGGCGACCTTGAGGATCGCCAGCACCCGGCCCAGGGTGTGCAGCGAGCGTGCGGTGTCACCCTCCTCGAGGTGCTCCTGCAGCCCGGCCAGCTCGTGCAGCATCTGCTTGAACCACAGCTCGTAGACCTGGTGGATGACGATGAACAGCAGCTCGTCGTGCTCCTCGGAGCGAGGACGCTGCGCGGCGAGGACCTCGTCGAGGGCCAGGTAGCTGCTGTAGGTCAGAGCCGGGTGGGGCACGGCGTCCGGGGCCGACGGGATGGGTTGCTGCTCACTCATCCGCCCAGCGTCACACAGCGCGGGCGCGGCGTGTGGGGCGGGCACCGGATACGATCAGTCGGACATGACTGACGCATCCCAGGCCCCGCCGTTCCGGCGCGAGGACGACGCCGCGGAGCAAGGCCGCCCGCCCGCCGCCTCGCCGGTGTCGACGCCGGTCGCGCCGGCGCCGGTCGCGCCGTCCCCGGCCGGCTCGCACCAGGGTGCCTCGTCCCAGGGCGCGCCGTCGCGTCGGCCCGACTGGTTCCACCGCGGGCACCCGGTCTTCTTCCCGCTCGCGGGGTTCTACACGGGCATGGTCGGGATCATCGTCGTGCCCGGCCTGTACGCCGCGGTGGTGAAGTGGATCGCCGGGTACGAGCGGGCCGAGGAGCTGCTGCCGTTCGTGGTGGTGGTGCTGGCGCTGCCGCTGGGGCTGCTGGTGCCCGCCCGGACCCGCCGGTTCGCCCGCTACCTGCTGCTCGGGATGTTCTCCACCTTGCTCGTCGTCGGCGTCGTCGCTGCCGGCGTCGCCTGGTTCCTCTACAACCGCGACACCTGAGCGCCTCCGGCGAGGGGTCGCGGCGCCGTTGACGCGCCCGGCCGCGGGATTGGGTGAGGACCGCCCGCGATGGGACAATCGTGGGGATGTCCGACCAGCCTGCCGCCGCCGAGCCGCGCCCGCTCCCTCTCGTCCTCGCCGAGCCGCGTGGACGGAAGAAGCCACCCCGGCACCTGGCGGACCTCGACCCCGCCGGCCGCAAGGAGCTGCTCGTCGAGATGGGCCTGCCCGGCTTCCGGGCCAAGCAGGTCTCCACGCACTACTTCTCCCGGCTCGTCGACGACCCCGAGCAGATGACCGACCTGCCGGCGGCCCAGCGCGACGACCTGGTCGCCGCGCTGCTGCCGGAGCTGATGACGCCGCTGCGCACGCTGGAGGCGGACAAGGGCACCACCCGCAAGACGCTGTGGAAGCTCTTCGACGGCGCCCTCGTCGAGTCGGTGCTGATGCGCTACCCGGGCCGCACCACGATGTGCGTGTCCAGCCAGGCCGGCTGCGGCATGGCCTGCCCGTTCTGCGCCACCGGCCAGGGCGGCCTGCAGCGCAACATGTCCACCGCGGAGATCGTCGAGCAGGTGCTCGCCGGTGCCCGGGCGCTGGACCGTGACGAGGTCCCCGGTGGCCGCGGCCGGGTCAACAACGTGGTGTTCATGGGCATGGGCGAGCCGATGGCGAACTACAAGGCCGTCATCGGCGCCGTACGACGGCTCACCGACCCCGCCCCCGAGGGGTACGGCATGTCGGCGCGCGGCATCACCGTCTCGACCGTCGGGCTCGTGCCGCGGATCAAGCAGCTGGCCGACGAGGGCATCCCGGTCACGCTCGCACTGAGCCTGCACGCCCCCGACGACGAGCTGCGCAACGAGCTGGTCCCGATCAACACCCGCTTCTCCGTCGCCGAGACCGTCGACGCCGCGCACGAGTACTTCGCCAAGACCAAGCGCCGGGTGTCGATCGAGTACGCCATGATGCGCGGCATCAACGACCAGGCCTGGCGCGCGGACCTGCTCGCCGACGTGCTCAACGAGCGCGGCCACGGCTGGGTGCACGTCAACCTGATCCCGCTGAACCCGACGCCCGGCTCCAAGTGGACCGCCTCCGACCCGGCCGACGAGCGGGAGTTCGTGCGCCGGCTCGAGGCCAAGGGTGTGCCGACCACGGTGCGCGACACCCGCGGCCAGGAGATCGACGGCGCCTGCGGCCAGCTCGCCGCGGTCGAGTAGCGCGAGCCGCCTCCAGCCCGCCTCCAGCCCGTCGCTCAGCCCGTCGCTCAGTGCAGCGGGTCGAGGACCGGCGGCACGGTGAACAGCGCGGCCGCCTCCTCGACGGTGTCGACGAGGTGCACGTGCGGCTCCATCGCCCGGCCCCGCGCCAACCCCCGCAGCAGCGGCCAGGCGGGCAGCTCCTCGGTCCAGTAGCGCCGACCGACCAGCACCATCGGCGCGACGTCGTCCTCGGCGGCGTAGTAGTTCTCGCAGGCGTCCTGGAAGATCTCCTGCACCGTGCCGCCGGCACCGGGCAGGAACACGATCCCCGCGTCACAGACCTGGACCAGGATCGCCTCGCGCAGCGCGTTGCGGAAGTACTTCGCGATGGCGGTCGCGAACAGGTTCGGCGGCTCGTGCCCGTAGTGCCAGGTCGGCACCCCGAGGCTCGGGGTCGGCGCACCGGTGCCGGCCAGCACCGTGCGGGCCGAGGCCACCCAGTCGTCCACCGACGGCTCGAAGGACGGCACCCGGGCCAGCGTGGCGAGGGCCTCGGCCAGCGTGTCGGGGGAGTGGCGCGCCAGCCGGGCGCCGAGGTTGGCCGCCTCCATCGCCCCCGGCCCGCCGCCGGTGGCCACCACGTGGGTGCCGCCCAGCAGCGCTCCCAGGCGTGCCGCCTCGCCGTACGACGCGCTGCCACGGGTGGCGGCGTGGCCACCCATCACCCCGACCAGCGGGCGCTCGGCGATCCAGGCGGACAGGGCGGTGTCGATGGCCTGGTCGTGCAGCACCTGCGCGAGCGCGGCCGCTGGGCCGGTCACGGTGCGGGCCCAGCCGGCGGCGCGGGCGTCGAGGGTGTCGGCGTAGTGCTCGGCGTCGTAGAGCTCGTCGGCGGTGTAGAGCGTGCTGCGCTCGACCTCGAGGTGGTCCACGTCGTCGTGGGCGACCTGCCGCGCCCCGGACGCCAGCGTGCGGTCGTCCTCGGTGCGCACCGCCACCACGACGCCGTGCGTGCGTGTGTTCCTCACGCCGGCGAACCTACCGGCCGACCTGACCTGGGTGGTTCACGTCGCGGCTCAATGTGTACTGTTCGGCTCGACTTCGCCCCGGCCGCGCCGCCGCGTCCGACCCAGAGGAGCACACGATGAGTGTCGGGATCGTCGAGACCCAGCGCCTGGTGGTGACCGACACCGAGCCGCTGCGGCTCGTCTGTGGTGCCGAGCTCGCCCACGTCGAGGTCGCCTACGAGACCTACGGCGTCCTCTCGCCGGCCCGCGACAACGCGGTGCTCGTGTGCCACGCGCTCACCGGGGACGCGCACGCCGCCGGGATGCACGCCGGCGCCGCGAAGCCCGGGTGGTGGGACAACCTGATCGGTCCGGGCAAGGCGGTCGACACCGACCGGTTCTTCGTGATCAGCACCAACCTGCTGGGCGGCTGCGCGGGCACCACCGGGCCGGGCTCGACCGACCCGGCCACCGGCCGTGCCTACGGCCTGGACTTCCCGCTGCTCGACGTCGCCGACCTGGTGGCGGTGCAGCGCCGGGTGCTCGACCGGCTCGGGATCACCCGGCTGCACGCGGCCGTCGGTGGCTCGCTGGGCGGCATGCAGGTGCTGCAGTGGGCGCTGGAGGAGCCCGAGCGGATCGAGCGGGCGGTGCTGGTCGCGGCCAGCGCCCGGCTCACCCCGGAGAACATCGCGCTGTCCTCGGTCGCTCGCGCCGCGATCATGGAGGACCCCGACTTCCGCGGCGGTCGCTACGCCGAGCACGGCGTCAGCCCGCGCCAC
This genomic window contains:
- the pyrH gene encoding UMP kinase — encoded protein: MAGYKRVLLKLSGEVFGGGKVGVDPDVVQAIAREIKAVVDDGVQIAIVTGGGNFFRGAELQQRGMDRVRADYMGMLGIVMNCLALQDFLEKEGVDTRVQTAITMGQVAEPYIPRRAIRHMEKGRVVIFGAGMGMPYFSTDTVAVQRALESRCDVVLVAKSGVDGVYSADPHLDPTATKYDELTYEAAIAEGLRIMDQTAFALCGENKLPMIVFGMEPEGNILRVVQGEKIGTRVSAG
- the frr gene encoding ribosome recycling factor, with protein sequence MNDILDEADQKMGKSVDATREEFAAIRAGRAHPNMFSKIMVEYYGTPTPIQQLASFTAPEARTIIVAPFDVGAIGNVERAIRDSDLGVNPSSDGRQLRCVFPELTEERRKEFIKLAKEKAEGGKVAVRQVRQKAKQNLEKLEKDGEVGKDDVTGAEKRLDGLTKKHTESIDELFKQKEAELLEV
- a CDS encoding tryptophan 2,3-dioxygenase translates to MSEQQPIPSAPDAVPHPALTYSSYLALDEVLAAQRPRSEEHDELLFIVIHQVYELWFKQMLHELAGLQEHLEEGDTARSLHTLGRVLAILKVAVAQVDVLETMTPRQFTSFRGRLDASSGFQSEQFRELEATLGRRDPSVFEHYPAGSPGRARIEAAMSRRSVFDSFLRYVTTQGHPVPAEAVERDVRQPWPGSEQVQEVLLAVYDADGGAAQVAERLVDLDEGLQEWRYRHVKMVERTIGTRPGTGGSSGAQYLWQTVTQKLFEDLWAIRSRM
- a CDS encoding phosphatidate cytidylyltransferase, with amino-acid sequence MTQQVPPSAPAPKKDHGRAGRDLKAAVASAVVLLGSVAASLAFWKPAFMVIVAIAVVVAIWELRRGLLARGYDLPEQPLMVGGVVMVVVAYAWGSAALVTATAVSALVTMLWLLRRGVDGYVKNATASVFALVYVPFLGSFVALMLAEGGRGGGGLDDAGVKGIITFILVTIASDIGGYVAGVLFGKHQMAPVISPKKSWEGFAGSAVATVATGWVLVVFLLEGEWWIGICLGLIAVVMATLGDLCESVIKRDLGIKDMSQVVPGHGGLMDRLDSLLATIAPIWLLLHYAVF
- a CDS encoding LOG family protein, whose product is MRNTRTHGVVVAVRTEDDRTLASGARQVAHDDVDHLEVERSTLYTADELYDAEHYADTLDARAAGWARTVTGPAAALAQVLHDQAIDTALSAWIAERPLVGVMGGHAATRGSASYGEAARLGALLGGTHVVATGGGPGAMEAANLGARLARHSPDTLAEALATLARVPSFEPSVDDWVASARTVLAGTGAPTPSLGVPTWHYGHEPPNLFATAIAKYFRNALREAILVQVCDAGIVFLPGAGGTVQEIFQDACENYYAAEDDVAPMVLVGRRYWTEELPAWPLLRGLARGRAMEPHVHLVDTVEEAAALFTVPPVLDPLH
- the rlmN gene encoding 23S rRNA (adenine(2503)-C(2))-methyltransferase RlmN; the protein is MSDQPAAAEPRPLPLVLAEPRGRKKPPRHLADLDPAGRKELLVEMGLPGFRAKQVSTHYFSRLVDDPEQMTDLPAAQRDDLVAALLPELMTPLRTLEADKGTTRKTLWKLFDGALVESVLMRYPGRTTMCVSSQAGCGMACPFCATGQGGLQRNMSTAEIVEQVLAGARALDRDEVPGGRGRVNNVVFMGMGEPMANYKAVIGAVRRLTDPAPEGYGMSARGITVSTVGLVPRIKQLADEGIPVTLALSLHAPDDELRNELVPINTRFSVAETVDAAHEYFAKTKRRVSIEYAMMRGINDQAWRADLLADVLNERGHGWVHVNLIPLNPTPGSKWTASDPADEREFVRRLEAKGVPTTVRDTRGQEIDGACGQLAAVE
- the metX gene encoding homoserine O-acetyltransferase MetX; the protein is MSVGIVETQRLVVTDTEPLRLVCGAELAHVEVAYETYGVLSPARDNAVLVCHALTGDAHAAGMHAGAAKPGWWDNLIGPGKAVDTDRFFVISTNLLGGCAGTTGPGSTDPATGRAYGLDFPLLDVADLVAVQRRVLDRLGITRLHAAVGGSLGGMQVLQWALEEPERIERAVLVAASARLTPENIALSSVARAAIMEDPDFRGGRYAEHGVSPRHGLKVARMLAHVTYVSDTALRAKFGHRRDSGPGDMRLTADFEVEHYLQHQGTSFLERFDALSYLYLTRPMDYFDPFATVAEREVGTRFRLISFDTDWRFPTAHSLHIRDCLAERGIAVDHTEIASPWGHDSFLLQPPGYHDLVADHLAR
- a CDS encoding aminotransferase class V-fold PLP-dependent enzyme, which gives rise to MTRLPDPAALAAHYSRFAVAERLLLTGHSHQAWPDVAREGQVQAYDDAALAVDTKWERAFAKAEAVRSGVRALLGEADADVALGASTHELLVRLLSALDLQARPRLVTTDGEFHSARRQLDRLGEAGVEVVTVPAAPVTDLADRLAAQLDDRTAAVVVSSVMYETAHLVPGLDALARRAERHGVELVVDAYHHLGVAPLDLAETGLTGAWVLGGGYKYLQLGEGNCFLRVPGHAEGLRPLVTGWYAESGDLQPDPTDTSADTPAVAYARGAAAFAGASYDPTSHYRAAAVLDFFADQGLTPPVLRGVSLHQRGLLAAAVDDLDLPEDVLTRDRETPAAGFAGFLSLRSPYAARLSRGLAERGVHADSRGEHLRLGPAPYLRDDQLLAAVAALGEAALALH